The sequence below is a genomic window from Patescibacteria group bacterium.
TTTAGGGAATTATTCATACCAGCTAAATAAAGCATTTTTACCGCCGGGATATTTAAGGAATTGGCAAGCGCGTGGCGAATTGAAACTGGACCGCTCGTTCGGCCATTATAGTTATCCGGCGTATAACCTCCGCCAAAATCAGTCGTTAAATCGAAAAGTGTTGAGGCTGGTGACCATTTGTCTTTAAAAGCGGTGGCATAAACTATCGGTTTAAAAGATGAACCCGGAGATCGCTTGGCAATGGTGACATTGACATTACCTTGATTTTCAAGATTAAAATAATCTATTGATCCTACCATGGCTAAAATTTGTCCATTTTTAGGATCAATTGAAACTATTCCAGCATTTGAGGCGCCAGAATGCGATAAAACTTTTTTTGATTCTTGTTCAATGACCTCTTCGGCAATTTTTTGTTTGTCGGGATCGAGAGTGGTGGTAACTTTTAGGCCCCCTTCTTCGACGATTTGATCACCATATTTTGCCGCTAGAACTTCTTTAACATACATCACAAAGTGAGGAGCAATAATATTTTCTTTACGTCGGGCAAAGACAATTTTTTGTTTTTTAGCTTTAGTCGCATCTTCCTTGGAAATCATTTTTAAATTGACCATGCGGTCTAAAACATAATTTTTCCGTTTTAATAATTCATCACTGTGACCACCATAGGGTGAATAATAAGAGGGTGCTCGAGTCATCGCGGCTAAAATTGCAGATTCAGCCAGGGTTAAATCTTTGGCATTTTTATCAAAATAAGTTTGCGATGCCGCTTCAACGCCATAAGCGTTGCTGCCGTATGGAATTTCATTTAAATACATCGTAACAATTTCGTCTTTGGAAAACATAATTTCTAATTCAATGGCTAAAATTGCTTCTTTTATTTTTCTGATCAATGTCCTTTTCGGGTAAAGGAGGGCATTTTTAACATACTGCTGAGTAATGGTTGAGCCGCCCTGTAAATATTTTGAGCGACGAAAAACGTCATTATATAAAGCTCTGGCGACCCCGCGAAAATCAATGCCATGATGATGATAAAAGTTTGCATCTTCGGCCGCAATCGTGGCATTTTTAACTGAATCTGGAATTTCATTATATTTTAAGGAAATTCGTTTCTGATTACCGTAAATCGCATAAAGCAAATTGCCATTTCGATCAGTAATTTGTGTTGACTCTGCCGAACGATGACTTTTGATTCTGCCTGGTGTAGGTAAGTCCTTGGAAATCCAAGCTAAGCCACCCAATAAAATAACACCAATACTTATCAATATATATAGGAATACCTTTTTTTGCTTTTTAGATTTTAGCGGGAATGGCCAGAGTTTTTTCCCGAATTTTCTAATTGGATTTTTACTCGGGACCCAAAAAGCTTTTCTCATTACTTACTCCTTATTTATTAAAAATTAGGGGTGACAGCCGACTTGCCCAAGTTCCGCCAAATGCGGAACGAGGGTGGGCTTAGCCCATCGGCGCCAGAGGGGGCGGAGCCCCCTATGGAAAAACTATTTACATTATACTAATTATTCCGTATAATAACAAGTAAATAGAAGCTAAATTGAGATTTATCAAATTGAGAGGTAAAAATGTCTAAAGCTAAAAAATTATTAGGTAATGGTATTGTCGAAATTCATGAGGAAGAGTCGTTAGAAAAAAAATTAAATTCTGGCCGGAAGTTGCGAATAAAACACGGAATCGATCCGACTGGTCCTAAAATTCATCTTGGTCGAGCGATCCAATTTTCTAAATTAAAAAAACTTCAAGATGCAGGCCATAAGATCGTCCTAATTATTGGTGATTTTACCGCTCAAATTGGCGATGCTTCAGATAAAATTGCGGCAAGAAAATCTCTCGCTGAGGCGGAAATTAAAAAGAATTTATCAAATTATACCGAACAAATCGGTCGTATCATTAATCTTGACAAAACTGAAATTAGATATAATAGCGAATGGTTGTCAAGAATGACAGCTGGCGAGTTATTGCAATTAGCAACGAGTTTTACGGTTCATCAGCTAATTCACCGGCGTAATTTTAGTGAGCGCTGGAAAAAGGGTGATAAAATTGGTTTACATGAAATTTTATATCCATTATTGCAAGGTTATGACTCGGTCGCAGTTAAGGCGGATGTGGAAATTGGTGGCACAGACCAACTATTTAACCTACTGGCTGGACGGATTATCCAAAAAAAATTTGGCCAGCAACCTCAAGACGTAATTACTTTTGAAATGCTCCCAGGTTTAGACGGACGTAAAATGTCGACTAGTTGGGGGAACGGCGTTTATATATTAGATGAACCTGATGAAATGTATGGCAAAATTATGTCCATGCATGACGATCAAATTATGACCTATGCTAAATTATGCACAGATTTATCTGAGGACGAACTTGGAAAATTTAAAAATCCACGTGACCAAAAAGCATATTTAGCTCTGGAAATTGTAAAATTATATCATGGTGAAAACAAGGCTAAGAAAGCAGGTATAGAGTTTGACCGAATTTTTAAGTCAAAAGATTTGCCTTCTGATATTGATGAAATTAAGATTGATCAAAAAGAAATTGGCGTAATTGATTTATTTGTTAATAATAAATTAGTTTCTTCACGGTCTGAGGCAAAAAGGTTAATTGAACAAGGCGCAGTGAAAAAAATAGTTAATAATCAACAATCAGTAATCAACAATATTGATGAGAAAATTAAAATAGATGATGGGATGGTTTTTAAAATTGGTAAACGAAAATTCGTAAAGATTAAAACGAAATAAAATGAAAAAAAATATCATCGAATTATTAGAAAAATTATATCCTGAGGAAAAATCAATTCGAGTGGAAGTTCCTCAGGAAAAAAATTATGGCGATTATGCCTGCAATTTGGCTTTTGTAATGGCTAAAAAATTAAAGAAAAACCCTACTGAGGTTGCTAAAGATATTGCGACGAAAATTATAGCGGGAAAACCAGAATTTTTAGAAAAAGTTGAAGCTAAAGCTGGTTTTGTAAATTTTCACTTAAAATCAGATCATCTGCAACAACAGATTCTAAAAATCATCGATCTAAAAGATAAATATGGTCAAAATAATAGTGGTCAAAACCAAAAAATTCAAGTGGAGTTTGTTTCGGCAAATCCGACCGGGCCATTAACAATTGGCAATGCTCGAGGCGGGGTAATTGGTGATGTTTTAGCTTCGGTTTTAACTAATTCTGGATATCGAGTTTGTCGTGAGTATTATTTTAATGATGCGGGTGGTCAAATCGATGTTTTGGGTCACTCAGTATTAAAAGACGATCTGGCTGAATACAAAGGAGATTATATCGATAAATTGAATTTAGAGAATCAGGAAAAAGATTATCGCCAAGCTGGCATTAAGGCCGCTCAAAAAATTATTTTACAAATAAAAAAAACATGTACAGATTTAGGGATTAATTTTGATGTTTGGTTTGCTGAAGGTAAGGATCTGCGAGAAAAAGATAAAGTCATTTTTATAATTAATTGGCTTAAAAAGAAAAATTTAAGTTATGAAAAAGATGGGGCAATTTGGTTTAAGTCAAAACAATTTGGAGATGATAAAGATCGAGTTTTAATCAAAAAAGACCAAAACCCGACATATTTTGCGGTAGATTGTGCGTACCATTACAATAAATTTATGGAACGGAAGTTTGAACGGGTAATTGATGTTTGGGGCGCAGATCACCATGGCGATATGAAAAGAGTAGAAGGTTTTGTGAAAGCTCTAGGCTTTGCGGATAAATTTAAAATAATTCTGCATCAGTTTGTGCAAATTGTAAAAGACAAGAAGCCGGTACGAATGTCAAAAAGATCAGGAAATTATATTTTGGTTGATGAAGTTTTAAAAGAAGTTGGTTTAGACGTTTTGCGCTTTTTTATGCTTCAATATTCCGCCAATGCACATTTGAATTTTGATTTAAAATTAGCCAAAGAAAGATCGAAAAAAAATCCAGTTTTTTATATCCAATATGCCCACGCTCGAATAAATAGTATAATCGCTAAATCAAAAATAGAAAATTTAGAATTTAAATCCACGAATTTAAATTTAAAATTATTAAAAAATAAAGAGGAAATTAATTTAATCAAAAAATTGATTCAGTATCCAGATATTGTTTTGCAAACCAGTCAAGATTTTCAAGTGCAAAGATTACCCATCTGTGCCATTGAATTAGCAGATACTTTCCATAATTTTTATGAGAAATGCCAGGTAATTTCTAATAATAACGAAGAAACTAAAGCCCGTTTAGCTTTAGTAACGGCTTGTCAGATAGTATTAAAGAATTGTTTAGAACTAATGGGTATTTCGGCGCCGAGAAAAATGTAAAAAAATAGAGTTTTGGCATCTAATTTTGAAAACTTAGCTTACCTAAAGCATAAACTGATAAATATAATTATCAGCTAAAAGGTAAGCTTTTTTTGTAATTGGATTAATCGTTAAGTCTTTGACATCGCCAATATCTGAAGGGAGAACATATTGTCCAAGATAATTTCCGTCTTTGCTATATTCAATGATTCTTTTAACTTTATTGTCTAAAATATAAAGTGAATTTAAATTACTATTAGTGATAATAGTGACTGGTTGTTCAATTTGTGAGTTCGGATAAGAGGGGAGGCCGGATAACTTAAAATCAGAAATAATTTTTCCGGCGGTAAATTTTAAACAAATCCCTTTATTATCAATGACATAAATATCACCATCAATGGCGAGGGAAACTGAGTTTTTAATATCAATATTTTTACTAATAATTACTTCTTTGCCTCCAGACCAGCCAGAAGCAGTATGAGTATGCTTGTAAATTTGGTTAGAAGTTGGAGAAAGTAAATAAAGATTATTAAAGTAATTTGCAAGATGGACAGCTTGCTCCCAACTGCCAGAAATTAAATTTTGTTTTTCCAATTGATTGTTATTTAAATTTAAAGAGTAAAGATTTTGGGAGTTAGTGAGCCATAAAATTTCTTCGGTGAAAGTTGAAGCAATTTTAGCCTGGCCATCATCGGCGGGAACCTGAAAAACATCTTGGGTGCTATAATCAACCTCGGAAATTTTATAAATTTTGTTATTTTGTTTATTGGCGGCAAATAAATTTTTATCCAACAAAGTAATTTCCGAAACTTGCGGATTAGAATCTTGGGCGGCAAAATTAAAAACTGGTTCAGTTTTTGATAGCCGCTTAATATTATCAATTTGATCTAAAGCAGTCTGAATTTCATTATATAAAGATTTGGCTTTTTCTTTAGTTTTGGGATCTTGGAGGGCTGGTTCGAGCAGAGTGAGAGCTTCTTGGAATAATGTTCTCGCGGCATCTTGATTATTGGTTGATAATTGTTCATTTCCGGCAGTTTTTTTAGCTTCGGCTTCGAGCATAATTTTCGTTAAGTTTGGTTTTGGTTTTGATAAATTTACTCTAATAGCATTAACGCCCCATATTAATAAAATTACCAGTAAAATAATGATCGCGATTTTACGTTGTTTGGTGACAAGGTAAATAAATTGTCGGCCAAGAAATTTAAAAGTTTTACCAAGTGA
It includes:
- the tyrS gene encoding tyrosine--tRNA ligase, whose amino-acid sequence is MSKAKKLLGNGIVEIHEEESLEKKLNSGRKLRIKHGIDPTGPKIHLGRAIQFSKLKKLQDAGHKIVLIIGDFTAQIGDASDKIAARKSLAEAEIKKNLSNYTEQIGRIINLDKTEIRYNSEWLSRMTAGELLQLATSFTVHQLIHRRNFSERWKKGDKIGLHEILYPLLQGYDSVAVKADVEIGGTDQLFNLLAGRIIQKKFGQQPQDVITFEMLPGLDGRKMSTSWGNGVYILDEPDEMYGKIMSMHDDQIMTYAKLCTDLSEDELGKFKNPRDQKAYLALEIVKLYHGENKAKKAGIEFDRIFKSKDLPSDIDEIKIDQKEIGVIDLFVNNKLVSSRSEAKRLIEQGAVKKIVNNQQSVINNIDEKIKIDDGMVFKIGKRKFVKIKTK
- a CDS encoding arginine--tRNA ligase, yielding MKKNIIELLEKLYPEEKSIRVEVPQEKNYGDYACNLAFVMAKKLKKNPTEVAKDIATKIIAGKPEFLEKVEAKAGFVNFHLKSDHLQQQILKIIDLKDKYGQNNSGQNQKIQVEFVSANPTGPLTIGNARGGVIGDVLASVLTNSGYRVCREYYFNDAGGQIDVLGHSVLKDDLAEYKGDYIDKLNLENQEKDYRQAGIKAAQKIILQIKKTCTDLGINFDVWFAEGKDLREKDKVIFIINWLKKKNLSYEKDGAIWFKSKQFGDDKDRVLIKKDQNPTYFAVDCAYHYNKFMERKFERVIDVWGADHHGDMKRVEGFVKALGFADKFKIILHQFVQIVKDKKPVRMSKRSGNYILVDEVLKEVGLDVLRFFMLQYSANAHLNFDLKLAKERSKKNPVFYIQYAHARINSIIAKSKIENLEFKSTNLNLKLLKNKEEINLIKKLIQYPDIVLQTSQDFQVQRLPICAIELADTFHNFYEKCQVISNNNEETKARLALVTACQIVLKNCLELMGISAPRKM